In Gopherus flavomarginatus isolate rGopFla2 chromosome 1, rGopFla2.mat.asm, whole genome shotgun sequence, a single genomic region encodes these proteins:
- the REP15 gene encoding rab15 effector protein, with protein sequence MGQKLSQEHNEKNKADILIINEVFSQGVVHASQKLKEYLGFEDPQSKFRPAMDTLNEIFLVNFIGFCIEKGVEERIMTSKMTKQQSLLLGIDWIWTLSGADKQINLQIAVQSLQMTELLHDETGPSKEAALAGQPFKNKSRFEKLEEFCTLVGQDCLGLFIMFGVPGKPKDIRGVMLDSINKEKRKNHLSSENALRQFVLNTDSFLSTKEMLENCLCKKNGLKEVGKVYINFL encoded by the coding sequence ATGGGCCAGAAATTATCACAGGAACATAACGAGAAGAACAAGGCTGACATTCTCATTATAAACGAGGTGTTCAGCCAAGGAGTGGTCCATGCATCTCAAAAGCTGAAAGAATACCTTGGATTTGAAGATCCTCAGAGCAAATTCCGCCCAGCCATGGATACTTTAAATGAGATCTTTTTGGTTAACTTCATCGGTTTCTGTATTGAAAAAGGAGTGGAGGAGCGTATCATGACCAGCAAGATGACAAAGCAACAGTCTTTGCTGCTTGGGATTGACTGGATCTGGACTTTATCTGGAGCCGACAAACAAATCAATCTTCAGATTGCCGTGCAGTCTTTGCAGATGACTGAGCTCCTCCACGATGAAACTGGGCCCAGCAAGGAAGCCGCGTTAGCAGGCCAGCCTTTCAAAAACAAAAGCAGGTTTGAGAAGCTGGAAGAGTTCTGCACACTGGTGGGACAAGACTGCCTGGGCCTCTTTATAATGTTTGGAGTGCCAGGGAAGCCTAAGGATATCAGAGGAGTCATGCTAGACAGCATCAACAAGGAGAAACGAAAAAATCACCTGTCAAGTGAGAATGCTCTAAGGCAATTCGTCTTGAACACGGATAGCTTCCTCTCCACAAAAGAAATGCTTGAAAACTGCCTCTGTAAGAAAAACGGGCTCAAGGAGGTGGGCAAGGTGTACATTAACTTTCTTTAA